The genomic stretch GAGGAAAGTAGACGAGCGACTCGGGAACATCGACAACGTCCTCGAGGCTGAAGTGATACTGACATCCGAACAGCGGGTAGGAGCCTTTCGACTGAAAGGAGACTTTAAAAACTTCGTTACCAAACGACAGCGACTCCGATGCCTCCAGACGTTTGCTGccgaggaagaggagcagaaaaAAGAGACGTGAACGTTGTTCTTCTGATCTTTGCGTATTTTGGCATCAGATGGTTAATTAACTCCGCACACGTTCACACGCAGTTAAAGCCATCGTCGGCTCACCGCACCGTCAATCACTTCCTGTCAGAGTCGGATGTAAATCTTCGTTCTTACACAAGTTCGAAAGCGTCTGGCGTCGTTccgatgaagaaacctccggGTTTAAGGCGCTCGCAGGCGTTTCTCAGCATCAAGTCAGCCTTCTGTTGGCTCTCGAAGGAGTAATGATAAACAAACTGACAGCTGCAGATGTCGAACATCAGGTCCGGGACGTCCAGCTTCTCCGACAGAACCTCCTGcgacaggtcaaaggtcaaacggTTACCTTTCTGCAGTCTCAGAACATCCAGACAGAGCGAGAACAAACGACGGAGAACCAACGGACGCAGGAACAGTACTGTTGTGTATCATCATAAGAACAATCATAGTCGTCATAATCACAATTATCAGAACTCTTTTTATCGAGGCTGGGCACCGAGCAGATAATCTCTCAGATTATCTGAATATCTCCGTGTTGATTTTGGAGGAttgaatacaaaatatttacacttcAAGATCTTTGatcaacaaacagcagcgaCAGTGACGCGCCGACTCGTTCAAAGTGA from Plectropomus leopardus isolate mb unplaced genomic scaffold, YSFRI_Pleo_2.0 unplaced_scaffold3935, whole genome shotgun sequence encodes the following:
- the rnmt gene encoding mRNA cap guanine-N7 methyltransferase, yielding IAAVSVEQCRSRYQDMKKKSHANEKIFSAQFIHADCAKEVLSEKLDVPDLMFDICSCQFVYHYSFESQQKADLMLRNACERLKPGGFFIGTTPDAFELVKRLEASESLSFGNEVFKVSFQSKGSYPLFGCQYHFSLEDVVDVPESLVYFPLFEHMAKRYNMRLVLKQRFCEFFEEKVKKEHHRSLMMKMMALE